The following are encoded in a window of Mannheimia varigena genomic DNA:
- the gloB gene encoding hydroxyacylglutathione hydrolase yields MLQIIPIPALSDNYIWVIRKEQDVIIVDPSEHQPVLDFITKNALNLTAILLTHNHHDHTDGVTSIMENYPNLPVYGPQEVAEFANVIVSPEQHIKLFDYDVKIIESAGHTAGHISYLFGYDYLFCGDALFSGGCGRVFTGDYRAQFEALQRFKKLPNSVKVYPAHEYTKSNLKFAEAVLPVNCTLAEYQEQVDILRSQNKPTLPTTIGLEMQVNPFMQAIDLDEFIALRKKKDNF; encoded by the coding sequence ATGCTCCAGATCATTCCCATTCCGGCATTAAGCGATAACTATATTTGGGTAATTCGTAAAGAACAAGATGTGATTATTGTTGATCCGTCAGAACATCAGCCTGTATTAGACTTTATTACAAAAAATGCATTAAATTTGACCGCTATCTTGCTCACTCATAATCATCACGACCACACAGATGGAGTGACTAGCATTATGGAAAACTATCCGAATCTTCCAGTTTATGGCCCGCAAGAAGTGGCTGAATTTGCCAATGTGATTGTGTCGCCAGAACAACATATTAAACTGTTTGATTACGATGTAAAAATTATTGAAAGTGCAGGACATACCGCAGGGCATATTAGTTATTTGTTTGGTTATGATTATCTATTTTGCGGCGATGCGTTATTTTCAGGCGGTTGCGGACGTGTTTTCACAGGTGATTACCGAGCGCAATTTGAAGCATTGCAACGTTTTAAAAAATTGCCTAATTCGGTTAAAGTCTACCCTGCTCACGAATACACTAAGAGCAATCTAAAATTTGCCGAGGCTGTATTGCCCGTAAATTGCACTCTCGCAGAATATCAAGAACAGGTTGATATTTTACGCTCGCAAAATAAACCAACATTACCGACCACCATTGGGCTTGAAATGCAAGTAAATCCGTTTATGCAAGCGATCGATTTAGACGAATTTATTGCACTTCGCAAAAAGAAAGATAATTTCTAA
- the ispF gene encoding 2-C-methyl-D-erythritol 2,4-cyclodiphosphate synthase has protein sequence MIRIGHGFDVHAFGEDRPLIIAGVEVPYHTGFIAHSDGDVALHALTDALLGAVALGDIGKLFPDTDMQYKNADSRGLLIEAYRQVQEQGYKVGNVDVTIIAQAPKMRPHIDKMRQTIADDLKCDISQVNVKATTTEKLGFTGRGEGIACEAVALLLKV, from the coding sequence TGGACACGGTTTTGACGTTCACGCCTTTGGCGAAGACCGACCGCTTATTATTGCAGGCGTTGAGGTACCTTACCACACAGGTTTTATTGCTCATAGTGATGGCGATGTTGCCCTTCACGCTCTAACTGATGCGTTACTCGGTGCAGTTGCATTAGGCGATATTGGCAAACTTTTCCCGGATACCGATATGCAATATAAAAATGCTGATAGTCGAGGTTTATTAATTGAAGCCTATCGCCAAGTGCAAGAACAAGGATATAAAGTTGGTAATGTTGATGTAACCATTATCGCTCAAGCTCCCAAAATGCGTCCGCATATCGATAAAATGCGTCAAACCATTGCTGATGATTTGAAATGCGATATTTCCCAAGTAAATGTGAAAGCCACAACAACGGAAAAGTTAGGCTTTACTGGGCGTGGAGAAGGCATTGCTTGTGAAGCGGTGGCATTATTATTAAAAGTATAA
- the phoR gene encoding phosphate regulon sensor histidine kinase PhoR: MKKLLNFLAELILSITLAFTFSLFALDFMSWLAVIAIGVIVWHHIIEYRLLQRLKPQNKKEIELLNLENFSQTMADYRQKNKKEKFENLRLLSKLNKNIQYLPDATIICQDNGDILWCNQMAQKMFDFYWHKKTQKNILNVIFYKQFKHYFVQPRKSRPLVLLTYNERYIEIHIHQYDPETLLIIGRDITEMIKLLRSRQTFLSNINHELRTPLTVLQGYLEILADQPVQSLLQEKAIKAMQEQSLRMTNLLQQLNMLAKIETSSNKEHQLFNMSIMILSLKKDIEILNTYSHKITFDIQPNIEIFGNEHQLHSVVSNLIYNSIKHSGQECHIEISWKPCEQGMKFEVKDDGIGIPEIHLPHLTERFYRVDESRSKKTGGSGLGLAIVKHALEQHGSTLNITSKEGEGSSFSFVLKSA, from the coding sequence ATGAAAAAATTACTTAACTTTTTAGCAGAATTGATTTTATCAATTACATTAGCTTTTACGTTTAGCCTATTTGCACTTGATTTTATGAGTTGGTTGGCAGTTATTGCTATTGGAGTAATTGTTTGGCATCACATCATAGAATATCGATTACTACAGCGCTTAAAGCCGCAAAATAAGAAAGAGATTGAATTACTTAATTTAGAAAATTTTTCACAAACAATGGCGGATTATCGCCAGAAAAATAAAAAAGAGAAATTTGAGAATTTACGCCTACTCTCCAAGTTAAATAAGAATATTCAGTATTTACCTGATGCGACAATTATTTGCCAAGATAATGGAGATATTCTCTGGTGTAATCAAATGGCACAAAAAATGTTTGATTTTTATTGGCACAAAAAAACGCAAAAAAATATTCTCAATGTAATTTTTTACAAACAATTTAAGCACTATTTTGTTCAGCCTAGAAAAAGCCGACCTCTGGTATTACTAACTTATAACGAACGTTATATCGAAATTCATATTCATCAATATGATCCTGAAACCTTGCTGATTATTGGACGTGATATTACAGAAATGATAAAACTGTTGCGTTCCAGGCAAACATTTTTAAGTAATATCAACCATGAATTAAGAACGCCGCTTACTGTTCTACAAGGTTATTTGGAAATTTTAGCTGATCAGCCGGTGCAAAGTTTACTGCAAGAAAAAGCTATAAAGGCAATGCAAGAGCAGAGCTTGAGAATGACGAATTTATTACAGCAACTGAATATGTTAGCGAAAATAGAAACTTCATCAAATAAAGAACATCAACTGTTTAATATGTCTATAATGATTCTTTCATTGAAAAAAGACATAGAAATTTTAAATACTTACTCGCATAAAATTACTTTTGATATTCAACCAAATATAGAAATATTCGGCAATGAACATCAGCTGCATAGTGTAGTATCTAACTTAATTTATAACTCAATTAAGCATTCGGGGCAGGAATGTCATATTGAGATTAGTTGGAAACCGTGCGAACAAGGAATGAAATTTGAGGTAAAAGATGATGGCATCGGCATTCCTGAAATCCACTTACCACATTTAACCGAACGTTTTTATCGAGTTGATGAATCTCGAAGTAAGAAAACAGGGGGCAGTGGTTTAGGGCTGGCAATTGTGAAGCACGCATTAGAGCAACACGGCTCAACACTTAACATTACCAGTAAAGAAGGTGAGGGGAGCAGTTTCTCTTTTGTACTGAAATCAGCCTGA